The window CCGCGCCGGCCTGCAGTGCCTTCAGCACCGCGTCCGGCAGCGGGTACTGCGCCGTGATCGCCTTCATCGCGCCGAGGTCGTCGGTCACGACCACGCCGGTGAACCCGAATTCGGTGCGCAGCAGCTGGTAGGCGGCCGGCGAGACCGAAGCCGGGACGCCGTTCGTCAGGCCGGGGACGTCGAGGTGGCCGACCATGATCGCGACCGGCCCGTAGTCCGCGAGAGCGCGGTAGGGCACCAGGTCCACCGCGCGCAGCTGCGCCAGCGGCGGCGTCACGACCGTGCCCAGGTGCGAGTCGCCCGAGCCGTGGCCGTGGCCGGGGAAGTGCTTCAGCACGGGCTGGACGCCGCCGTCGCGCAGGCCCGCCGCGAACGCCGTGGCGTACGTCTTCACGCGCACCGGGTCGGGGCTGAACGAGCGGTCGCCGATGACGTCGTCGTCCGGGGCGTCCGTGACGTCGGTGTCCGGCGCGTAGTCGACCGTCACGCCGCGGGCGCGCAACTGCCGGCCGCGGTCGGCGGCCAGCGCGCGGACCTCGGCGGGGGACTTCGTCGCGGCCAGCACGCGGGCCGACGGGATGGCGCCGTCGAGGTCGTCGATGCGCTGGACGCGGCCGCCCTCTTCGTCGACCGAGACGGCCACCGGGAGCTGGGCCGCGGCCTG of the Amycolatopsis sp. NBC_01488 genome contains:
- a CDS encoding glycoside hydrolase family 3 N-terminal domain-containing protein, which translates into the protein MNRRRLAAVGVALCLSSLVTGCGSEPVTGLAIPRSPVPTPPSSSSPPSPASRTATPAPTSKLARPGDCASLVDGLDVRRQVAQLVVVGVSGDNPGAAVSLVRDNQVGGIFVGGNATALLKDRSLDAVQAAAQLPVAVSVDEEGGRVQRIDDLDGAIPSARVLAATKSPAEVRALAADRGRQLRARGVTVDYAPDTDVTDAPDDDVIGDRSFSPDPVRVKTYATAFAAGLRDGGVQPVLKHFPGHGHGSGDSHLGTVVTPPLAQLRAVDLVPYRALADYGPVAIMVGHLDVPGLTNGVPASVSPAAYQLLRTEFGFTGVVVTDDLGAMKAITAQYPLPDAVLKALQAGADEALWSSGGHVDEVLNRLTQAVQSGELPKARVQESVTRVLRAKGVCG